The genomic DNA TAAAACAAGTATAGAAAAAAATTATTTAGTTCCTCAAATAGAAAAAATAAAAAATTTAAATTGTATAAGTTTTATTTACAAGGACCATAAAGTAAAGTTTTATATTGATAATCCAATAAAATTTTTAAAAGAACAAGATAAAAATAAAGAAGATTATTTTAATAAAGATATTTATATTTCAAGTGCAATTATTTTAATAGATAATATCTTATTTAATAAAGAATATGATGATGTAATTCTTTATAACAAATCTTGAAAGAAAAACTTTTATAAAACAAACTATAATGACTTTGATAAAAAGTATTGCATAAACTTAAAGCAAGATGATGCAAGAGCAAAAAACTTTTTAAAAGAAGAGTATATTAAAGCTTGAGCAACTTTAAGTTATGATAAGTTATATTCGATAGGAGTGAAGAAAAATATTTACGCTAATATTTTTCAAGTTTCACAAGTGCAATATTTTAATCAAATTGGTTTAATAGACTTTGAAAATTTTATTACTATAAAAAACTTAAAAAACAAGCTAATAAAAAAAGTTCAACTTGATTTAAATATGCTAAGTAACTTATTTTCTTATTTGAAAATTTTTTACTAAATTTTAAAAATAAATTAAAATATATAAAAATTTAATTTGTTATGTTATTATCATTGAGCGTATAAATCAAACTAGGCAAAAGCCTAGTATTTTTACATAGGTGGTTTTTTATGATTAAAGAAAGAAGAAATTTTGAATTAGTAACTGAATATAGTCCAAGTGGAGATCAACCAAGAGCAATCCAGGGTTTATTAAAAGGATTAGAAAACAAAAGAAAACATCAAGTTCTATTGGGGGCAACTGGAACAGGAAAAACATTTACAATGGCAAACATTATAAAAAATATTAATAAGCAAACTTTAGTTTTAGCGCATAATAAAACTTTAGCGATGCAATTGTACATTGAGTTAAAAGAATTGTTTCCAAATAACCGAGTGGAGTATTTTGTTTCTAACTTTGATTTTTATCAACCTGAAGCGTATATTCCTTCAAGAGATTTATATATCGATAAAGATGCAAAAAGAAATAATGACTTAGAAATGATGAGACTTAGTGCAAAGAATGCATTAATAACTAGAACTGATACAATTGTTGTTGCATCAGTCGCTGCAATTTATGCGAGTCAAGATCCTCGTGAATATGGTGAAGTATTTTTTGAATTAAAAGTTGGACAAAAAATTTCTAAAAAAGAATTATTGTCTTTTTTAGTTAGAACAGGTTATATAAGAAATGATAATGCTCTTGCAATGGGAGAGTTTAGTGCAAAAGGAGATATAATTCAAATTGCTCCAAGTTGAACTGATTCATTTAATTTAAGAATATCAATGTATGGCGATGAAATTGAAGCACTAGATATAATGGATGTTTTAAATAACACAGTTAAAGATAAACTAAGAATGTTTACAATTTTTCCAGCAGCAGCTTATGTTACACAATGAGATAAATTAAAAAAAGCAATTGAAAATATTGGTAATGAATTAGAAGAGCGTGTTCAATATTTTTTAGACAAAGGAAAAATTTTAGAAGCAGATCGTTTAGCTAAAAGAACAAAATATGATATGGAAACCTTAGAAGAGTTTGGGGTATGTAGCGGGATTGAAAACTATTCTGCTCACTTAGACTTTAGACCTCCAGGAGTTACACCATTTACATTACTAGATTATTTTGAAAAAGATTTTTTGACAATTATTGATGAGTCACATATGATGATTCCTCAGGTTAGAGGAATGTTTAATACAGATAGAAGTAGAAAAGAAACTTTAGTTGAACATGGTTTTAGATTACCAAGCGCATTAGATAATCGCCCTTTAAACTTTGAAGAGTTTGTAAAAAAATTAAATAATGTAATTTATACTTCTGCAACTCCAGGAGATTATGAATTAGAATTAGCAAATCATGAATATGTTGAGCAGATTATTAGACCAACTGGTTTGATAGACCCAATTATCACAGTGTTGCCCACAACAAATCAAATTGAAGTCATCATCGATAACATCAATAAAGTAGTTGAAAAAAAACAAAAAGTTTTCATCACAGCTTTAACAATTAAACAATCAGAAGACATAACAAGTTTTTTACAAGGAAGAAATATTAGAGTTGCTTATCTTCACTCTGAGTTAAAAACTTTAGAACGTAATGAAGTTTTATCAGATTTAAGAAAAGGTGTTTATGATGTTATTGTTGGAGTTAACTTATTAAGAGAAGGTTTAGATATTCCTGAGGTTAGTTTAGTTTGTATTTTAGAGGCTGACAAACAAGGTTTTTTAAGAAACACAAGAAGTTTAATTCAAACAGTTGGTCGTGCTGCAAGAAACGTTGATGGAAGAGTTATATTTTTTGCAAACTCAATTTCACAAGCAATGAAAGAAGCTATGGAAGAAACGGAAAGAAGAAGAAATATACAAATCGCTTATAATAAAGAACATAACATTACTCCTAAAACTATTATTAAAAAAATTAGTGACTTTGGAATTATGGATTCTAAAATAAGAAGCGAAATAGATAAAATAAATAAATCTAAAAAAGATAAAGCAAAACAAAAAGAAAAGTTAATTGAAGGAATAAGAAAAGAAATGTTACAAGCTGCAAAAGAACAAAATTATGAAAAAGCAGCAGAGTTAAGAGATATTATTTTAGAAATTCAATCAGATTAGGAGAAAAAAAATGAGTTTAGATAAAATTATAGTTAAAGGGGCAAGAGAAAATAATTTAAAGAATGTTGACATCACTATTCCAAAAAATAAGTTAATTGTTTTTACAGGTTTATCAGGAAGTGGAAAATCATCCTTAGCGTTCAACACAATTTATGCAGAAGGAGAAAGAAGATACATTGAATCACTATCATCTTTTTCTAGACAATTTTTAAAATCAACTGAAAAACCAGATGTTGATGACATCGAAGGATTAAGTCCTGCAATTTCAATTGATCAAAAAACTACAAGTCATAACCCAAGATCAACAGTTGGAACGACAACTGAAATTCATGATCATTTAAGATTACTTTATGCAAATGTTGGTACACCTTATTGTATAAATGGACATGGTCCAATTAAAAGTCAATCATTAAAAGAAATAATTAACTCTATAAAAAAAATGACAAGTGACAATGAACAAATTTATATTTTGTCACCAGTTGTTAGAGATAAAAAAGGAACTCACAAAGATTTATTTTCAAGATTGCAAAGAGAAGGTTTTATTAGAGTTCAAGTTAATGGCGAAATAAAAACTTTAGATGAAGAAATTGAATTAGAACAAAATAAAAGACATGATATTGATATTGTTGTTGATCGTTTAGTTTATAAAGTAGAGGATGAAGATTTACAATCAAGATTATATTCTGCGATTGAAATTGGATTGACTTATTCAAATGGTATAATAAAAATAAACTATCCAAATAAAAATAACGAAACAAAACTATACTCAACAAAATATTCTTGTAGTGAATGTGGATTTATGATTCCAAATCTAGAACCAAACTTATTTTCATTTAATAAAAAAGTTGGAGCATGTGAAACTTGTTCTGGTTTAGGAATTAATCTAGAAGCTGATCCTAGTTTAATCATTCCTGATACAAGTTTATCAATTAAACAAGGTGGAATTTTATATTACAAAAATTTAGTAGGTACTCAAAACTTAGAATGACAAGAGTTTAAAATTTTGTGTGACTATTATTTAATTGATATGGATATGCCAATTAGCTCTTTAAGACAAAAACAAGTTGATGTAATTTTATACGGAAGTGATGAACCACTTGAAGTAACTTTAAAC from Spiroplasma tabanidicola includes the following:
- the uvrB gene encoding excinuclease ABC subunit UvrB; protein product: MIKERRNFELVTEYSPSGDQPRAIQGLLKGLENKRKHQVLLGATGTGKTFTMANIIKNINKQTLVLAHNKTLAMQLYIELKELFPNNRVEYFVSNFDFYQPEAYIPSRDLYIDKDAKRNNDLEMMRLSAKNALITRTDTIVVASVAAIYASQDPREYGEVFFELKVGQKISKKELLSFLVRTGYIRNDNALAMGEFSAKGDIIQIAPSWTDSFNLRISMYGDEIEALDIMDVLNNTVKDKLRMFTIFPAAAYVTQWDKLKKAIENIGNELEERVQYFLDKGKILEADRLAKRTKYDMETLEEFGVCSGIENYSAHLDFRPPGVTPFTLLDYFEKDFLTIIDESHMMIPQVRGMFNTDRSRKETLVEHGFRLPSALDNRPLNFEEFVKKLNNVIYTSATPGDYELELANHEYVEQIIRPTGLIDPIITVLPTTNQIEVIIDNINKVVEKKQKVFITALTIKQSEDITSFLQGRNIRVAYLHSELKTLERNEVLSDLRKGVYDVIVGVNLLREGLDIPEVSLVCILEADKQGFLRNTRSLIQTVGRAARNVDGRVIFFANSISQAMKEAMEETERRRNIQIAYNKEHNITPKTIIKKISDFGIMDSKIRSEIDKINKSKKDKAKQKEKLIEGIRKEMLQAAKEQNYEKAAELRDIILEIQSD